The DNA region taatgttaaagatctgatagtatcttctcgtgctagaattgtcatctcaagttcgccacattcttcaaattttgcttcaagacagccttttatgtttttaaacttttgttttaatttctgatatgagctaagagtttctgacaagcatgattctagatcagatcgcgagagttcagaaaatacctcttcagattcttcatctgagctgctcctggatatggtagccataaatgccacattggcctgttcatcagagtcagattctgatgagccagattcactatcatcccaggtagccattaatcctttctttgtcctgaaggtatttttcttgaaactttcttttctagaattgtctttctttagcttggggcattcattcctgtagtgacctgtttctttacattcataacaagtaatatctttgttagttttaccttttgaggttgattctgatcgatcccctctgggtcttggtcttctgaagttgttgttcctctttttccagagttgtttaactcttctggtcaggagggacaattcttcttcatcatcggaatcttctggttcagagtcatcagcatcttcagtttctgcggaaagctttggttctgtcagatttgcgtctttcagatctggactttaatgctacagacttgttctttttctgaggctcatcttcctctagttctatctcatggattctgagggaactgacaagctcttcaagattgatattgttcagatcctttgacagcttcagggcaatgaccatgggtctccacttctttggcaaacttctgactatctttttgacgtggtctgcagttgtgtatcctttgtctagaaccttgagacctgcaataagagtttggaatctagagaacattacctctatggcttcgtcatcttccattttgaaagcttcatatttctgaataagcgccagagcctttgtctctttgacttgggagtttccttcatgagtcatcttcagagagtcaagtatgtctttggctgtttctctgttggtgatcttttcatactcgttgtaagatatagcgttgagaagtatggttctggccttgtggtgatttttgaagacacgcttctgatcttctgacatcttacttctgggaacttcaactccattttctgagactggaggtgtgtatccatctgtgacaatgtcccagaggtcagcatcataacccagaaagaaactttcaattctatctttccagtagtcgaatttttatccatcaaaaacaggaggcttagcattgtaaccgtctctttcatttgtgtgggtcatagtttttctcgttctggatctctctacattgttaagtgtttgattagaaaatcaataacagagccgaagctctgataccaattgaaggtgagaaaaacaagaaaggggggtttgaattgtttggaaaataagcgctttttcaaaataaagaccacacaaggaatttatactggttcgcttataacacaaagctactccaatccacccggccaaggtgatttcgccttcaacaaggacttaatccactaatcttgaaagattgtttacaaccaacgtctaagagaaagatctcctagtcctctcaagtatacagactgcgcagagtcacttgaggaaataaaacaatagataaaagactatgtaatctaaagtgcttataggataagcaaatattacaacagtaagaacaaaagagtgtttcacgttctaagcaaaagctttgtgaaaaattgagagagagagagagagaatgtttcagtgtatgcttgcgcgcctctcaatgttgattgttgtcctttatataggagtgaaaggaccgttgaaattgatggcagataatttgtcttgaataggaattaatgccataacttctgttgtttcttgccaaaacaactttgtctccctgaataacttctttccaaatatagttcctttccatttaaatttgaagttaacgttactctttctgtattaggaaattcattatcaaagtctgcgtgactctgggaatcttggaatcttcctgtgttgattcggagcttctgatgatgtcttcagatgacgctgagagcttctggaatgatataccgttgttcagagtcagaatctctagagtgcacttcttcttcagatgcttctgatattctgttgttttgctcagagttagaatATCTTGAGCGTGTTgctacttcagatgcttctgatattctgtTGTTTTGTATCTGGTATagttctgtatctgatgacgtcatcagatctcttccttctttccttagaaccctgcacacttagaaacttttcgttagggtgccatttttggtttcatcctttgttatcatcaaaatcatggaatctgttgtagaacaatttttgttcttacaaatatgagaatcagagccttcgtagctcggctacctatgggttaaagaggagtgtgctcgctaagacatcgcgtcttatgcctacgtatcttatctggaatgagaatcagagcaaaccgtagttcggctaactacgggttaagggttgtgttttttagatgaacgacgttactacgcaatctaccagatgctcgacctttggagacttactcgcctgtagtagaaggagttaacgtgttcttaggagaagaaaaatcaatgagtttgtttgggttttaggaatgctcatgcaaaaaaggaagccctagacgaaggaacagtgctaccttaattgacatgcaaacgagagactatacgaagcctagcaatcctatggggagacgatcacaccatacaaaacaaacatgcataaagtaaaatgccaccaaggggctcaaacctacatgggtagggctttagttaagaggggtcatatcaacctcgacaaacaagccatggaataggtaatcaaatgtgcaaaccactgacattgaacgtcagggtgagcagatcaaaagggtaatgaggataagaccccatagctcttaaccctggacagggtgagctcatgacaaaaagtggggattcagaaaggtggaaccctctccactgactgaccggacaaaagatattgggcttttgttctgaagcttcgacacgtagtgcgagcataaagaacgacacactgaataacgggggattgattactaatcccttttatccgtcaattgcctcttcgtggaggtctttagcactagtggctccttttggaggtctttgggcacaaaagtaaacaaacaaaagaaaacattgcctcctatcgaggtcttccagctaagaaagcggtaaaatgcgggaaagataaagggatcaagaggtctaccacacggataaagatccgaagtaataacagctaaagaaataagaaacccagagatctctcgagctggcaccatcaaagaaagcaagtcaatacaggtaatcggaataaatctccaaatggtatcccacaaataaagtggaatgccaagtaagctatcctttcaggagtcatgtgagccctcacaaaaaactcaacaaacaggttagagtgacaagatggggtgcaatcaagagttgccccaaatcaaaatgtaaccacatgaatcatgccattaaaattcacaaaaagagctcacaaaaagcaaccaagtgtaggaggcctaaacctcttgtcaaacacatgcatcaaaagggtatcaaaattcaaagtcagggggcaaggatccacacatcaaggcatgacatacatactaaaacatgtgcccacatgcaaaacctaacgatacccactcttccaaattcacccataatacctcatacattcagaaatttcaggttgaaagtataaagtagtggaaatagggcatacctgattggcgaggatcgattgaaattgaattgcaccgttggctttgcagaacaatcttagggtttatatgagagggaattggttctttgcagatgagttcccttcagtctctggaggttgctctgaattagttagaatctctctggctcttttctctttttttttagaatttataacctgattttcgtggctttgtgggctcaaatgagagaggtccaagtccaagatttttctgttatattttacttatttatttatttttatttttattttttcgtttttttcgttttttttttcaaaacgcgtgggcttcgcctagcgagcatgacagttcaagaaattcctctgagcgtaggacccattctgctcgcctagcgagcatgacagctcatgaacaaacttttgctccttcaagattaacgttttgactgatgaatagaccctatttgaacatgttggaagtatcttaagtcattcccttgtgttgactgatcacctagataggacccacaaagtgtcttggatgatattcaagtttcttggatctaattccgattgacatgatgaaatgcaatatgaaatgttaaatgacctaaaaataaatgtctgaatgagggggcaaattttgaggtattacagctagctttcaaaattaaaagaTAGTGTATGCATGTTTCGATTTAGAAATTGTGAAATTCTCAACCATAATATGTAATGATTACTTATTTAATTTTCAGTTCAAGGTTGTAACTGTTACGAAATTGTAAGTGATTTACGAGTCATTATGTTACGAAATTGTAAGTGATTTACGAGTCATTATAGCATATATGTTGTGTTATGTTTTTATCGAAATAGTAACAACAAGTGCTTATGAAATTTATTTAGCTACTTGCATTCTCAACATGTTTTTATCGAAATAGTAACAACAAGTGCTTACtcacactactcacacttgttATATTCTCAACTGTAATGGTATCAACTTCCGTAATAGTAGCACCAATAGCTTACTAATACTTATAATGATAACCTTCATTTGAATAAGTAATTGTTTCATGTGCTATATATTTGGAGTTATAGTTTTTCCAAACCATGTGTTTTGACTCATCATAATATGCTTTCTATTCACTTCTTGAATTTGCTATTTAATTGTATTCCGGCTaaggttatatatatatatatatatatatatatatatatatatatatatatatatatatatatatatatatatatatatatatatatatatatatatatatatatatttatttatttttagtgCGTGATGCAGTTTTGTgagaaagaaaagagaaaatattAAAATAAAGATTCTTATTATTGAAGAATAATTGTGTTAAAAATTGATTTACATATGCATGTATTTATATACAAAGTTAATTGATTAATAAGTAAAAAATATTAAATCCTAATTATCtttgagcttgaatctcacaCAACTTGGATTATTTCTTATATCTCAACATACCATTCTATAATGCAAGTAGTCAAACATGTTGAGAATATaacaagtgtgagtagtgtgaGTAATAGTCTCATATTTGTTGGAAGTGTGGAaacttgagcatttataagtgagagaactcacCTAACTATCACCTTAAAGTTTTTAGTGAATATGTGATTTGTCTCTCACAAAGGTCTTTCTCTAGAAAAGAAGTCCTACAATAATCAATGCTCTCTAGTAAAAAACTACCCAACTCATGGTATCATGAGCTTTTGGTTCGAGAAAGAGACTGtcttacttgtatcgaaagtcaacggtGTCACAAGGGTGGTGAGTAAGAAACATTtcgttgaagagtgtcaacgacGCCACAAAAGTGATGAGTAAGAAATGTTATGTGCGTGTTTACtgtgaaaattggtaaacaaccgttgatcttccaaattactaTATTTGATTACTTACAGGATAAATCAGATTGATCCCAGGACATGTGCTAACTGTTTTTGAAGGTGAATTCTAATGAACATAAACACTTCGACGATGTTCATACCAGCAGTAATTCGTTAAAGGAtttaatgaaaatataaaatGAAAGAGGGCAAAAAGAATGTTGTAAATCGAAAGTAAATGGCAGTAAAGATAAACTTCTGGATAAAAGTACAATTCTGGAAATAAAGAATTGATTAAATTACTTCAAGTAAAAAACAATGGTGTAACATCAAACGTACATTTCTCAATTTATCCTTTCTCTGCATACGAATACTTTGGTAAAATTGATAGATTTTTGTACACACTTGAACACACACACGATCCTAACACTTAGACCTCTTATTTATACTAATCGAAATAATCGCTTCTAACGACCTTTCCACCAAATCGAGACAAGTGGCATTTTGCATGCATGTAACTATCCACTATGCTCCACGTATATTTTCAACAGTTTAGATAACAAAagttccctcctttatttgaatttgaatccCTCGTCAAGCCACAACTGGTGACGTCTCTGTCAAAAAACACCTTAAACTActaaaaatatttctaagttcACGCAACATCTTTACCCTTGTACCAAGGCATCTCCGACTAGAACTTCAAACACATAGTTTTGTCGAAACATCTTCACAGGAAACTTTATTCTCTTAATTTATATGGGCGTCGAAATTGggagctaacaaattgccccccaaaaatgtcattttcgacatttcaaagaaaaaaatattttttgagAATATGGTTCGACGCCTTGAACAATTGTTGCATGTTACCAATGCCCCAATGTTACAAAACCTTTCAGTTTCTTCCAGCTGGCTTGTGATGTCAACACCATCATTACCATTTTCCTAACATGTCTTTTCATCTCATACCCAAATCTTTTTAATCATCACGTTTCCTAGACTCTAGGAGATCATGATATTAGGCATTAATTACCACTGTTCCACTATGTAATCCTGGAGAGACACGTGTCCCACTCACTTGTCAACCATTAATGATGATTTGAACCGTTTATATTCCAAAATACTTATAAAAGGCGCACTTCTTACTCATTTCTCTTTTTTACGCTTTCTGAAAACCTCAAACACTTAATCTTTTCAAACTCAAAACAAAACCTAGATTTTCTTTAAACCCTCAACAACAATGGCTACTTCAAGCAAAGCTTCCAAAGATACCACCAAAGCTTATAAGGTTTCTATCAAATCAACGAAGGTCCGAACAAAGATCTTAGATCTTCCCGCCTTCGCCATGCTTCCTGGTCCAGTAATGAGAGGTAGCCAATAATACATTCCTGAACCGAGGACTGAAGAACAACAGAAAATCTATGAATCTCAGGTACTTATTCATGTTACTGTTTCTGGAAAAACTAATGCTTTACTTGGACCTTAGCCTGATTCAAATACTGACCCTAGCAAACTTAGGGATTTCTTTCTCACTTACCACAAATGCAAACCCATAAGACAAGCCAAAAAACTTAGGGCTAGCACTACTGAGGAACCTCAATCATCAACAGATGAACCCATAGACCTTAGGCTCATGAATAATGGTTTTAGGGTTTTTCGTGCAACCCCTTCATTTAAAGATCCAACTAATTACATAAGTTGGCTAAACAAAATAGAGAAAGTCAAAGCTCAAACCTGGAAAAATATGGGAATCTATGACTTAATCATGTTGTCGAAGGTAGGATTAGAGTATAGTTCATCCTTATTAGTCTCTTCCTTCTACTTCTGGGATAGCACCTAGTATACCTTCCACCTTCCTTGTGGAATGGTTACACCCACTCTTTTCGATGTAGCCGCTATCACAGGGCTAAAACTGATTGGACACACCTACGACCCAGAGATAGATTTTGAGGATTTCATTGCCTTCTCCACTTCTAGGGATGCTTATTCGACCCATATAGCCCATTATCATGATAAGGACATTGAAACCATCTCCGACGTGGAACATATTGCCTTCTTGGCTCTATGGTTATCCCACTATGTTTTCTGCTCGAAATCACTGCAGGTTGCCAAGAAATATCTTACTCTGCCAAACCAACTACACATCGGTCACGACATTTATTTGAGCGAAATGATCTTGGCCAACCTCTACGAATCCTTAAGTGATGGCATTACTCAACTCAAGAATCTGGGAGAGAAAGAAAATGTCCTCCTTTCTGGGCCTTTCTGGCTATTACAACTCTGGTTAAATGCCACCTTCGAGGCAAGCCTTCCCAACAAAGGCCTCGCTGACGAAGACTCTGAAGAAGTGAAGAATGGGAGGGTCGAAGGAGTTCGTTTGGATCAGTTGACCCCAAGTGACAAAGGAAAATCCCTTCAACCAACATTCATGAGTTATGCCATGATGTTTGCAAAATGCCATGAGTTCACATCGAACATGACCCCCTTTGCTACCAGAAAGTATGGTCCAGCATGGTTCAAAAGACCTTTTCCATCTCCTGCCAAGAAATAAGAGACATAATCCCTTCTACTTTGGGAAGCCTTTCTAACCCCAAAACTTATAACCCTCAGGTTACACCCGTCGAAAATCTAGGTTACCTTGATTGCTTATCAACCTAACCTCGTGGCTCGATAGTTTGGATTAGTTCAGGCTCTCCCAAAGTGTCTTTATGAAAAGAAAAGTAATCTCCTTCTTTACAACACAATCCACAATCAAACCGCTATTGCCAAACAGATAGCTCGATATACTCATAGAACACACCTTTCTCCAATTAAATTTGAGCCATGCTTCCTCTGCACTCCAGAATTTTAGTAGTGGTGGTCGAAATACTATGCTGAAGAATTTTATGATGTTTCTTCATTTACTTAGCATATTACTAAAGCTTTCCTCTATGTGCAGGAAAAAGTCAAGAAAGGTACTTACACACACATCAAAGAAATCCAGGCTTTCCAAAAttactttgaaactgcctataggcccgatgatcttagtcgaaccattTGTGATGCAGCTGTCACTCTAAaggaaaaaatttcaaagaaaatggaGAACTTAAAAATTCCTTCGTACGTTCCTTCTGAGAAACGCTACGAAATGGCTTTCAAAATACATCCTCTTAAGTTTCCTCGACTTCCAAACGCTGATTTTGGAGTGGCCCTTGCCCCTACATTCCCAGACTGGTTCATCTGTGGGGATTCTATAAAAATCCTTTGACAACAATCACAGAAAAAAGCCCAGTGGGTGGTTGCGACTAAGCACACTTTAGACAGTTTCAAAGGGCATCTTCATATAGGAATCGAGGATATTCACATCGAATCAGATATATATGAAGGTGCGGAATGGAAGGCCTTTTCGAATCACATCTCTTATTAAGATATTCACTCTTGACTTGTAGTAACTGcttcattttatttttgttagCTATCAGAGTTCCACctaggaaaccaacatccaaGAAGTTGGTCGAAGAAAAAATTGAGGGTGGTAGCAAGACCATTAAGGTACATATTTACTCTGCCCATTACTTTTTCTTATTCACAATGGTGATACTAACACTTCGATTATTCAGGGTGCTCGAAAACCTCCCCTTACTCCTCAAAAAATCAAAACGAAAGAAGTTGTAGCTCCTGTGGTGATAGAGTCAGACGAAGAGGATCTATCTCCCGTCCTAGATCTGAATCTTAGGAAAAGTAAGAAACAACCCAAGGTTGTTGAAGCCTCCAGTCAGCCTCGGGCAAAAATTGCCAAAGTTATAAAGCGACCTATTGCCCTTTTCATTCTGGAGCCTACTTCTGAAGAACTGTCGAAGATAGTAGCAGCGCAAGTTGAAAGTGACAACTCCAGTCCTGGAGTCGAAGGGAACAAGGTAAAAATCATACATTACTTTGACTATTTTATCTCTTAACCTTTGGCTTTCAGGATGACGCAAATGATGCCAACCAAATAGCAGGCAAATCTTCTTCTATACCATATGTTCTCAACAGTGTCAGCGAACCCACCTATCGACCATCATCAGAGAAAAGCTCAATGAGATGAATCAACCAACCCATTGCTGGAGGGCTTGAGACTTCGACACAAAAAACCACCACCCAACACTCTCACACAAGTGGTTCTGATTGTGAAGATGACGTAGGTCAAGAAACCCAAGTTAAGGTGAACATAGATGCCATGGTGGTGGACGAAGAAGTCCAAGCTGGCAATGTTTCTAAAGGTGATTCACCTGATGTCGAAGGTACAGATAATGACCCTCAAGGAGGAAATGACGACCAAGATGAGGAGGTagtggaagaagaagaagaagaagtcgaAGAGCCGCCGGTATTCGATGATGCTCCTGATGCTGATGATGGGGAGGAACTTGAGGACCAAGATGACAATGGTGAGGGGGGCCAGGGTGAAATAAACGAAGGACAACCTCAGGGCCAAACTCCTGTAACCCCCACAACTAAAGTTATTCCTAAGGGTATCAGAGCTTCGACAAGAGCAACTATGGGTCACTCTTTAGAGGAATTAGTAGCTCTGAAACAAAGCCAACCCCTTGAGTATCTGAAGGCTATGCTGAGTCGAAGAGAAAGCTCATATGAAAGAAGTCTTAGCACTTCTACAACCTCTGAGGATCAATCTTCGAGCAGACCAGCGAATGAGGCACTCTaaaaaattaaagagaaaatcTTTAAGGGTGACTTATTCCTACTCTTGCTAGTTGATCATTCTACCCCCTTATCTTTGAAGGCTCTCCTCAGCCAAGTTAATTTGTTGGATGTTTCTCCTGAAGTTGCCAATATCATCTTGGAGTTGGGTACCATGATAGGACAGGTTGTCGAGGACAATAAACTACTTCTCCAAATTACCAAAGAAATCGAACAGAAAATAGGTGTTGAGGCTGCTTCTTGTGATGCAGCTAGTAAATCGACCAACAAGGCGCTGGAACTGGAGGAGACGAAGAAGAAAAACCAGACAGAGATCGAAAACCATGATCGTGACATTGCCTCTTGAGAAGTGAAAATAAGGGAACTTCAGGCCAAGATCACTGAAGCAAGAAAATGCAAAGATGAACTCTTAAAGTTCGATGATGCTTCCATGGCTAAGGAGATAGATTTTGGCTTGGAGTTTATCGAAAAAGCGCGTAAACTAGAGGCAAAGCCCACGACTCTTCGGTGGAAACAATCTTTGTATGAGAAACGTCTGGAGATTCATAATACAAATTACCTCCATATGAAGAATCATCTCCCATTTTAACTTTGGTCTCCTTATCATCATTTATTTCTTAATGACTTTTGGTTTTACTTGTATTGATTATTAGCCCTATGGGTCCTTGTAACAAATTCTAGTCATATTGGCAATATTTTACATTACCATGTTGGCTTTAACTTATTTTAATGCAATTACTCGTTTATTATTCTTATCTCTTGGAGAATTGGcttatatttttttaaaatattttccATTCACTCTTAAGATTCTTTTGTCTTTACTAAGTTCTTCGATCTCATAAGCACCATTAGAGGAAACTTGCAAAATTTGAAAAGGGCCTTCTCATTTGGGAAACCATTTCCCTAGGGTCCTATCCTTTTTATCCATTGGAAGGATAACTTTCCAAACCAAATCTTTAGGCGAAAATGTATTAACTTTAACCTTCTTATTATAAGAGTTCTCTACTCTCTTCTTCTGCCTTTTCAATAATTCTAAGGTATTTAGTCTCTCTTCAGCTAAATCGACTAACTCATCTAGTATCATGTTCTAATATGATTCTTGTGGAATTTCATGATGCCTATGAATCCTTGTTGATTGTAGGTAAATTTCTACTGGTAAAGCTGCATCATGACCAAAGGTCATTCGAAATGGGGTCGAATTAGTGGCTTCCTTAGGAGAGGTCCGACATGCCCCCTAAAATATGATCTAAAGTTTTATTCCAATTTCTAGGTTTCTTCCCTACATGTTTCTTGATCAACCCAATTACCACCTTATTTGCTACTTCGACCTGACCGTTAACCTGAGCGTAATATGGCGTAGACGTTAACAATTTGAAACCCATTTCCTTAGAAAATATTGCATCTTTCGACCAATAAATACTGATCCTTGATCCGTTATAACGGTCTCTGGGatcccaaatctgtaaattatgtGTTTCTGGATAAATTCAATCACATCTTTTTGGCCTACATTTGGAAAAGGTATAACTTCGATCCATTTTGTAAAATAATCAATGCCAACCAAGATGTACCTCGGATTCTTAGATGATGGTGGTCAAATTTCCCCAATCAAATCTAAATCCCAACCTGTAAAAGGCCAAGGTTTGACTATAGAGTGTAGTTCCCTCACAGGGACATATTGTATGCCTGCATGTACCTGACACTCTTGACATCCTTTGGAGAATTCGACGCAGTCTTTTAACATGGTGGGCCAATAAATCCCTTGGTGAAATAAtaaccatttcatcttatggccaaCTTGGTGCGCCCCACATGCCCCACTATGGACAATTGAAAGGGCTAAATATGCCTCTGATTCACTTAGACATTTAAGCAAAACTCCCTCAGGAGTAGTTTTGAACAATTCCATCCCCAAAAGAACATAACTTAAAGCTTGATACCTGGTTTTTCGATCAGTAGATGCCGTTGGATTATGTAAATACTCCACTATTGGTTTCCTCCAATCTTCGTCCATCAGACTATCTAGTGCCAATATTTTGAAGCTTTCTTTATCAGTGTATCCCAACTTTGTCCTTTCCAAGTCTGATGGGGCTAATCTAGCCAACACAACTCATCCTCTGACTACGATTACTTTTTGCAATTTTCTTTCGAAATTTTATACCCATACGCAATTTTAGCCAAGTCATTAGCCACTTGATTTTCCAATCGAGGTATGTGTCGAATATTAGGCATCTCAAATCTTTTCAACAATCGACTGGATGATATGAAATACATGATGAGATTCTCTTTAACACACTTGTACTCTTTTGTGATCTATTTTATAACTAATTCTGTGTCACCCATTATTTTGACTCTAGTTGCCCCTAATTCCAACAATATCTCAAGTCCGGCTATGAGagcttcatattcagcctcatTGTTCAAGCAGAGGCCCTCCATTTtatacttgaattttgttggaattttattaggagaaataattagAACTCATATGCATGTTCCATCTTTATGACTAGACCCATCGAAGTACAACTTCCAGGGTTCTAATTCGAGGTAGTTCAGTGCATTCTCAGTTATGGAGTGGTCGGCTATAAAGTCTGCCACCACTTGTCCCTTAACACCTTTTAATGGCATATAAGATAAGGAATATTCAGTTAAAGCTAgtgcccattttccaattcgactgTGCAAAATTGGcttagacaacatatgtttaataacatcgaagtgagatgaaacataaacatcaa from Lathyrus oleraceus cultivar Zhongwan6 chromosome 1, CAAS_Psat_ZW6_1.0, whole genome shotgun sequence includes:
- the LOC127099624 gene encoding uncharacterized protein LOC127099624 → MVVDEEVQAGNVSKGDSPDVEGTDNDPQGGNDDQDEEVVEEEEEEVEEPPVFDDAPDADDGEELEDQDDNGEGGQGEINEGQPQGQTPVTPTTKVIPKGIRASTRATMGHSLEELVALKQSQPLEYLKAMLSRRESSYERSLSTSTTSEDQSSSRPANEALLSQVNLLDVSPEVANIILELGTMIGQVVEDNKLLLQITKEIEQKIGVEAASCDAASKSTNKALELEETKKKNQTEIENHDRDIAS